The region GCAACTTTGGCGGCAGCATCCGACTCCGCCGAGCTCCTCATCCACAATGGGCCCCTCCAAGGCTCATTAGCTGTAAACCAGCTGCAGGGATCTTTATGGGATTATCTCCTTAAAGAGTTCTAAAAAAGAAACCGCACACAAATAACGCTCATCCGCAGCAAGCCAGCGAGCACAGGCTTCTAACTGAACGGGAACACAACGCCGCTGCTGATTTTAAAAACGAATTTAGCGTGATATCGATGGCACATTATCAAATATGGGTAGACCGGGCAAGGTAACCACTGCGTTTTAGAAACAGATTTCACtgaaaacaggggaaaaaagagcgAGGAGCAGCTTTGCAAGCGGCAGACTATTTACTGACGCGAGTTTTCTGTTTAGTCACAGCCGAGCGCGGCTGCTCGGCGTTAGATCCGGGTTTGGGGAAGCCAGACTTTGCCACCTGCTTCTCCGCTCTCCGCGCCCGTTCTCTGCAAAGACACTTTGCCTCCAATCAAAACCGCTCCAGCGCCTCGACCACAACGAACCCCTCGCCCCCGCTATTCAAACGGCCTCAACTTCAGCTGCCGGAGGCGGGTGGTGGAGGGGGGAGAGACCTGAATAGTTGCCCCGGGTTCCCCATTTGTCACAGAACTGCCTGCCCCACAAATCAAGCCACCCGGTCCTTTGTACGTGGGGGGGAAAGGGGCCTGACGAGCTCTCCCCCGCGATGCCGGGGCCTTTCACCCCCGGGGTTGTGGttgttcttccttctgctgtcctGCGTGGGCGATTTTTGGGAATGGTTCCGACACCTTGATGGGGTGGTCGGTGAGAAAATCCCCCCACTTCCAGTGCTCTGACTGGTTttcttgctccttgggagacTCTGTCCCAgtctgtccccagccaggagaccattctggggggggggggggggggtgtcggGGGGGTCCCAATCTCCCTCCCCGGTTCCTGGCCAAGTGTTTGGAAAGTCAATGAAAAGCCCCTCAGCGAACAATGTACCCCCCCAGCTTCTGAcacccccccagctcctgacACCCCCCACCCACAGcagcccccccaaatcccccaaaccccccctcagcccctgcccccctTAGTCATCTGCTGATCACCCCACACAGGGGACAGACCCCCCCCCCGACACCCCCGCAAGGCACCTCCTTAGTCAGCCCCTCAGGGGACAGCATCCCCCGCCAAATTTACCTCAGGGAAGGGGTTCCCCATCTTCCCCCCTTcactgccccccccccgcccagcgcAGCCGCCCCTCAGCTCACCCTCCCGCCCCAGGACAGCTCCGTACCTGTCACCACCACCGCCCGCCGCGGTTTCTCCATCGCGGctccgtcccgtcccgtcccgtcccgtccccgccgctcccgccgccgccccgcacTGAGCGCGCGACCCCGCCCCGCCACCGAGATcgctccgccccgccgcctAGAGCGGCCCCCCCACCCGCCCCGCAACCACCGAGAGCGCTCCGCCCAGCCGCCTAGAGCGGCCCCATGCCTGCCGCTTCCGCCGGCGGGGCGGAAGTCGCTCGGCGGGAGGGGGTGGAGCCGCTGCACCGTTGAATGGTGTCCGCCAGGACGGGCGGGAGTTTGTAAGGGGCCCTGGGGGCAGCCGGTTAAACCGTTACAAAACGTTCAGACTAATCCACGCGCGGGGCTCTCTTTCCCCCGGGGAGTCTGCGGAGGACACGAACCGGCGCCGCTTCCCGCCCTGCTCTTCTGCTGTCGTAAAAGCGCGGACCGAGTTGCCGCGGCGACGCTTTACGGCCGAGCTCGGGTTCCGCGCTCTGATTGGCTCCGCCGGGACCGCGCCGGGCGCTGATTGGCTCCGCCGGGGCCGTGCCGGGCGCTGATTGGCTCCGCGCAGAGCCGGGGGCGGTTTGAGCGGCAGCGCTCGgtgcggcggcggctccgcggctCCGGCACGATGGTGAGTgacggcggggccggggctcgGGGAGCtggggccgcggggcggggcctggggccGCGGGGAAgggcccggggccgcggggaAGGCCCGGGGCCTGACTCGCCTCTCCCCGCTGCCCGGTGTCCCGGTCACCGGCGGTGCCTGAGACTTCTCTTTTCCCCCCAcagctgcccctgtccctgctgaagACGGCGCAGAACCATCCCATGGTGAGTACTGGCGCCCACCCCCGGCCTCGGGATCGCCGGTGACACCGAGGTGGGTTCCCGGTACCGGGAGCTGACCTGACGCCCATCCCCGTGACTCCCGTGTCTtgcagctggtggagctgaAAAACGGGGAGACGTACAACGGGCACCTGGTGAGCTGCGACAACTGGATGAACATCAACCTGCGGGAGGTCATCTGCACGTCCCGGGTAAGGCTGGAGTGCCCGGTACCGGGAGCCGGTCGGGGTTTCCCACCCTCCGTGTCCCGGGGAGCCCTTGgggagcatccctggggcagctctgctgcagctcagagACCGTCACCACTGTGCAAGGGTGATTTCTGCCTGAAATGTAAATGTAATACAGTTagaatgagaggaaacggcTTCAAGTcgcaccaggggaggttgaggttggatcttgggaacaattttttccccaaagggctgtcgggcattggaacaggctgcccagggcagtggtggcgtcaccatccctggaggggtttaaaaggcgtttagacgagattctcagggacatgggtaaTGCCAGGGGTGGGCTAATGCTTGGACTCTGATTTcaaggggcttttccaacccaaaagattctgtgattctctgctCTAGAGGGATCCAGACCCGCCAGGCTCACCGTAAAACACCCAAACCCAGTGAGAGCAGAACTGGAGGCTCTGCCGGGGCTGTACTGGTGGCACTGGTTTCACTGGCCGCTAGATGGCACGGAGCGGCGGCGGAACGACGTCCCCGGCCCCGGGCGGGTGTTTACTCCGGGGGGAGAGGCCGGAACGAGGAAGCGAAGCAGCATCTGGCTCCGtcctccccgctccccagccAAGGAGCAGCATCCAGGGCAGGGTGGGGTTCACTGGGCGGCGTTTGGAACACGACTGGTTCTCTGTGTCTCGTCTTGTGCACGAAGGACTTGCCTGTACAGGCAGAGTCGCCCCAAATAACTCCTCAtggggcggggaggagggaggcaaGCGATTTATTTTCTCCCCGGAGAGGAGGAACGAGGCGTTCTCGTCTCGCTCGCTCTTCTGGGGCGTTACAGGCGCCTCGGCCGCGTGAGAATCGCTGGGCTGGAGCCAAACCCGTCCGCGGCCAAACCCTGGTGGAGCTGCGGTGCTGGGGCGAGGCGGGTCCCGTCCCCCCTCCCGCTGACATCATGGGCAGCCCAGTTGTTGTTTCAGCTTCGACACTCGATTCCTCTTCCCCCAACCGCCCTCGGAGGTGAAACCCCGAGAATTTACATCGTAGGAAAGCCCCAAAACTGCGTTAAACAACGTATAGAGGTGGCTGCTGCGTAATTGTACACCTGaaaagtttatatatatatctgtaagCTCTTTATTTTGGCACATGCCAGCTGGCTCCAGACCTGCCTCGCTGTTCCATCCCCACcccagaggagggaaggagcgAGGTGACTCCACGACGACGCcttttgtggtgtttttcttgccaaaaaaatccagttcttCTTAGCTGTTGTGTGTGACTTACGACGCTCTTCGCTCCCACTTTCAATTCCTTTCTCgtacgagaagggaaggtgctggttTCCTCGGTCTCCTCATCCTTCGTTTCCTGCGGTTGTGGAACAAATTAAAACTACGGTTGCTTGTGGCTGAACGCTCTTCCCCCCCAAGTTATAGGGCTCCATGTTTTAGAGGaacaaaaccccctttttttgCAGCTAGTTACAGGTAACGCTTTCAGAAGAGATTGGTGGAGCCGTCACGCTCTCCAGAAGTGATGGGAAATATTCAAACGCCCCAAAAGTAACACAAAAAGCACCTGGTTTTGTTCGTAGCCTAACACCTTCCTCCCCGCTAGGATGGAGACAAGTTCTGGAGGATGCCGGAGTGCTACATTCGTGGCAGCACCATTAAATACCTGCGTATTCCCGATGAAATAATCGATATGGTGAAAGAAGAGGTGGTGTCCaagggccggggccgcggcgggatgcagcagcagaagcaacagAAGGGCCGTGGTATTGGAGGTGCTGGACGAGGTAACGATCCTGGTTTGCTTTTCAGCTCGGAGAGGGGCCGAGCGGgatctttgcttttaaatttcacctCTTGTGCAAGGAATGGCTCCTTTTTCTCGGCTTTAAACCCAAAACCGTGTATCTGGGAGAAGCTGGAGCCGATCCTGGGTGAGGTGTAGCCGAGCGAGCGTGTTGCCTCTGCCAAAGAATTGGGCGGATTAGTGCCAGGGATATGCCTCCCTCCTCCTGGGGTTGGGCAGGAGCTTCAGAGAGTCTGAGCTTGACTGTTTCTACTCCTCCTGGCTAATTCGGGAGCGTGGCCTTACAAAACTGGTGTCTCTTGGCTCAACAAGTCTGGGAGGGAAACAACTGGCTGTTCTGGTTGGAAATAGACCGTGGCACTGATAGAAAAACATCATCTTTTCTCCCGGGAGAATGGGGCTTTTGGTCTCCTGACTTgttgatttatttatattttaaaaaccaaaaatattggAGGGTTTGTGTTCCTCCTGCTCCACATGAATAATTCATGTTTCTGATAAAAGGACAGGTTGCCACTGGAAGAAATAAGTCACCAAACCAActcttccttcctgctcagTGTGGTCAGGAGATCTTGGAGCACTTCAGCTGGGGGatgtatttgctgttttctccccAAACTGTCCAGCTGGAAGCCCAAGAGccacttctctcttttcctgctcATCCCTCCCGCCATGTATTTGCAATTTGTGATCACTTCGCTCAGCCCCAGGGTTGCTTAAAAATCCCGAGCGCGCTCACTCCCGACAACAAAACCGGGTTTGGTGCAGGAAATCGGAGGTTTTAAAAGTCGCTGTGACACCGAAGGGGCGACATCTGATTGCAGAGCAGCCTTAACGAGCTGCCCTCGTTTAGATTACGCGAGGAAACCTGGTGGGACGTACCCAGGGCCATCGCGCGACGTCTGCGACTCCCAGGGACTTCTGGAGGAAAAACCCCGTGATTTCTTCTCCTCCCAGCGCGCAAAAGTGACCTTTACAAATCTGAAGgcgccttttctttttcctccttcccctttttCAGTGGCCAAAGCACTTGGCAtaacaggtttcttttttttttttttctggaagatggTTATTTGGACaaacatttcagctgaaatatttttttctctgctgtggaaATAACCACCTCgtggagagcagagctgagctctgcttgAGGCGGAGTTCCCCGCTGTTTTGATGTGCAGCTTCAATTCGCTGATGGAATATTTTAAAGGGAAGCTTCGGCATTTGCTAATTAGCTCAAACGTTTGGCTCTCATTACCGAGACacgaagggaggaggaagaaaataaaaaagcaggaCAATTTTGTTGCGAGGCCAGCAGGCAGAAGCAAAGCTGTAATTGTGCAGAGAGTTGAAAGGATTATTGTTTCTGACACTGGTAAATCTTTCGCCTTTTACTTCTCGGCTTGCCAAATTCAGAAGTACAACAGTTTCTGCTCAACTTCTCTGGGACTGCAGGGTTAGGagtgatatttttattattactatttttatttttctttttgcc is a window of Caloenas nicobarica isolate bCalNic1 chromosome 27, bCalNic1.hap1, whole genome shotgun sequence DNA encoding:
- the LSM4 gene encoding U6 snRNA-associated Sm-like protein LSm4, with the protein product MLPLSLLKTAQNHPMLVELKNGETYNGHLVSCDNWMNINLREVICTSRDGDKFWRMPECYIRGSTIKYLRIPDEIIDMVKEEVVSKGRGRGGMQQQKQQKGRGIGGAGRGVFGGRGRGIPGSGRGQQEKKPGRQSAKQ